In a single window of the Pseudohongiella acticola genome:
- a CDS encoding DUF5916 domain-containing protein translates to MNTLLRLSLVGLSSLCLHTAAQAQPGIDGLNPAPGGVQARFGRERVIPLQRFSDNDIELDGQLNDAVWAQVPAQSGMWIVEPETLERAPYDTEMKVFYSDDGIYIAVAMEQPADTLVRRITARDNREVNRDRVSFTLDTSGEGQYGYWVSLALGDNQLDGTILPERQYNSQWDGAWYGATAQNANGWSAEFYIPWGQLAMPSREGRRQIGFYGERVVAHLNQNWAWPPIAKSDPIFLSNFPLLEMEGVNPQQQWSLFPSFASTYDEIDADWEHRAGVDVFWRPSSNFQMTATLNPDFGSAEADDVVVNLTASETFFPEKRLFFQEGQEIFNTTSRSNGSIGKRFTILNTRRIGGRPRSPDLPDGVALPPRERIQTADLLGAAKATGQVGNFRYGVLAASEDDTQYRLPGQRIEQQGRDFTAFRVLYEDQGGGTGAAYRGIGYIGTVVAHPDSDAQVHAIDFRYLTQGGIWSFDGQMVTSDVDDGDQGFGAFTDIVYSPRQGFKHTLHLTYFDEDLDVNDFGYQDRNNAKEAWYRFEWIKTGLTRVRDVRVSSFLRYEENLQGDRTNNAIPVISTAITLNNLDRVNVNLQHFPKRYDDLNSFGNGTFATQERTNYSASYTTNTARQLSLNAQVGRSVELAGGYSESYEVGATWRPAANISVSGDVEYQDRDGWLLHQGGQNFTAFETSQWETGFRLEYYLTAKQQLSAGLQWVGIKAAGDRYFNLPSDAPTRNRDLVEVDQHARSPGDFSISQMNFQLRYRLELAPLSDLFIVYNRNGNKRDNLINFNEQFDNAWNDPLASQLVVKVRYRLGT, encoded by the coding sequence TTGAACACCTTGCTTCGACTCTCTCTTGTGGGGCTATCGTCCCTGTGCCTTCATACCGCTGCCCAGGCCCAGCCAGGCATCGACGGTCTCAATCCTGCTCCGGGCGGGGTTCAGGCACGTTTTGGCAGGGAAAGAGTCATTCCGCTGCAACGCTTTTCTGACAATGATATTGAACTCGATGGCCAGTTGAATGATGCCGTCTGGGCGCAGGTGCCGGCGCAAAGTGGTATGTGGATTGTGGAGCCGGAGACGCTGGAACGGGCGCCCTATGATACCGAAATGAAGGTATTCTACAGCGATGACGGCATCTACATTGCGGTTGCCATGGAACAGCCTGCCGACACGCTTGTACGCCGGATCACCGCACGCGACAACCGGGAAGTTAACCGGGATCGAGTGTCCTTTACGTTGGATACTTCCGGAGAAGGACAATACGGTTACTGGGTCAGTCTGGCTCTGGGCGACAATCAGCTGGACGGCACGATTTTGCCTGAACGCCAGTACAACAGTCAGTGGGACGGTGCCTGGTACGGTGCTACCGCCCAGAATGCCAATGGTTGGTCAGCCGAGTTCTATATACCCTGGGGGCAGCTCGCAATGCCCAGCCGCGAGGGCCGGCGACAGATCGGGTTTTATGGTGAGCGCGTGGTAGCGCACCTGAACCAGAATTGGGCGTGGCCACCCATTGCCAAATCCGACCCGATTTTCCTGAGTAATTTCCCCTTGCTGGAAATGGAAGGTGTCAATCCGCAGCAGCAATGGAGCCTGTTTCCGTCTTTTGCCTCTACCTATGATGAGATAGATGCAGACTGGGAGCATCGCGCCGGTGTTGATGTGTTCTGGCGTCCGTCCAGTAATTTCCAGATGACGGCAACGCTGAATCCTGATTTCGGCTCGGCAGAAGCCGATGATGTGGTGGTGAACCTGACCGCCAGCGAAACCTTCTTCCCGGAAAAACGCCTGTTCTTTCAGGAAGGGCAGGAGATATTCAATACCACATCGCGCTCCAATGGCAGTATTGGAAAACGCTTTACCATCCTGAATACACGACGTATCGGTGGACGCCCGCGTTCGCCGGACCTGCCTGATGGTGTCGCATTACCACCGCGTGAGCGCATTCAGACGGCAGACCTGTTGGGTGCAGCAAAAGCCACCGGTCAGGTCGGTAATTTCCGTTATGGTGTGTTGGCTGCTTCCGAGGACGACACCCAGTATCGCTTGCCCGGCCAGCGAATTGAGCAGCAGGGTCGCGATTTCACTGCTTTCCGCGTGCTGTATGAGGATCAGGGTGGCGGTACCGGTGCTGCCTACCGTGGTATCGGTTATATCGGTACCGTCGTTGCGCACCCGGACTCTGATGCGCAAGTGCACGCAATCGATTTCCGCTACCTGACACAGGGCGGTATCTGGAGTTTTGATGGTCAGATGGTGACGTCGGATGTGGATGATGGCGATCAGGGTTTCGGCGCTTTTACCGACATCGTGTACTCACCGCGACAGGGATTTAAACACACCCTGCATTTGACCTATTTTGATGAAGACCTGGATGTTAATGACTTTGGGTATCAGGACCGCAATAACGCCAAGGAGGCCTGGTATCGTTTCGAGTGGATCAAGACCGGTCTGACACGTGTCCGCGACGTGCGGGTATCTTCCTTCCTGCGCTACGAGGAGAATCTTCAGGGCGATCGAACCAACAACGCGATACCGGTGATCAGCACCGCGATTACCCTGAATAATCTGGACCGGGTCAATGTCAATCTGCAGCATTTCCCCAAACGTTATGACGACCTCAACAGCTTTGGCAATGGCACCTTTGCTACCCAGGAGCGTACCAACTACAGTGCCAGCTATACCACGAATACGGCGCGTCAGCTCAGCCTCAACGCTCAGGTGGGTCGCTCGGTTGAGCTTGCCGGTGGCTACAGTGAATCCTATGAAGTTGGCGCGACCTGGCGCCCGGCAGCGAATATCAGCGTGTCAGGGGATGTCGAGTATCAGGACCGTGACGGCTGGTTGCTGCATCAAGGCGGACAGAACTTCACCGCATTTGAAACCAGCCAGTGGGAAACGGGTTTCCGCCTGGAGTATTACCTGACCGCCAAGCAGCAGCTGAGTGCTGGCCTGCAGTGGGTCGGTATTAAGGCTGCCGGCGATCGTTACTTTAACCTGCCGTCGGATGCACCTACGCGTAACCGGGATCTGGTGGAAGTGGATCAGCATGCACGCTCACCGGGCGATTTCTCGATTTCGCAGATGAACTTTCAGTTGCGTTACCGGCTGGAGCTGGCACCGTTGTCAGATCTGTTTATCGTCTACAACCGTAACGGCAACAAACGTGATAATCTGATTAACTTCAATGAGCAGTTTGATAATGCATGGAATGACCCGCTGGCCAGCCAGCTGGTGGTGAAGGTGCGTTACCGTCTGGGAACCTGA
- a CDS encoding DUF6644 family protein: MVLFLSELGHSTGIFTFMNTQWGWPAIESLHFIGLTFLLGTVGLFDLRLLGVGRGIPIAALHGLVPWGVAGFALNVVTGFMFLVSDPGQYVHNPAFQLKMLAMLIAGLNLLVFYAVLAPRVRALPHNVVVPRAARTAALISLICWIAVISFGRLITFYRPPEFWCFWCVAP, translated from the coding sequence ATGGTGTTATTTCTCAGCGAGCTTGGCCACAGCACCGGCATTTTCACCTTCATGAACACTCAGTGGGGCTGGCCAGCGATAGAGTCGCTACACTTTATCGGTCTGACGTTCCTCCTCGGAACCGTGGGGCTGTTTGACCTGCGTTTGCTCGGTGTTGGCCGCGGCATCCCAATAGCGGCACTGCACGGTCTGGTACCCTGGGGCGTTGCCGGCTTTGCACTGAACGTGGTCACCGGCTTCATGTTTCTGGTCAGCGATCCGGGGCAATACGTCCACAACCCCGCATTTCAGTTAAAAATGCTGGCCATGCTGATCGCCGGACTCAATCTGCTGGTGTTTTATGCTGTGCTGGCACCCCGGGTCCGCGCCCTGCCCCACAACGTTGTTGTCCCGCGGGCAGCGCGAACGGCGGCATTGATCTCGCTGATATGCTGGATAGCCGTCATCAGCTTTGGCCGTCTCATCACATTCTACCGGCCACCGGAATTCTGGTGCTTCTGGTGTGTCGCGCCCTGA
- a CDS encoding class I SAM-dependent DNA methyltransferase: MQNQANLYAELADYYDQFCAEVDYAGQCAFAVRVFEAFACSGGRNYLDLACGTGQHLQVMAQSGFVAEGLDNSAAMLAQARSRCPEARLLLCDLAAFDETQCYDLITCFLYSIHYSHPLAHFADTLKRAWQALKPGGVFIFNVVDANGARQQHSVVTRVQQGDAQLTFRSGWHYQGHGDVLDLRLSITRTGTGQSQTWHDHHVMTATTLSDLNTQLQLLGFDVTLLEHDYDRLTPWAGHSFNAIVVACKPVV, from the coding sequence ATGCAGAATCAAGCTAACCTTTACGCTGAACTCGCGGACTACTACGATCAGTTCTGTGCGGAAGTGGACTATGCCGGTCAATGCGCGTTTGCGGTACGAGTGTTTGAGGCCTTTGCCTGTTCTGGCGGGCGCAACTACCTGGACCTTGCCTGCGGCACCGGTCAGCATCTGCAGGTGATGGCGCAATCGGGGTTTGTAGCTGAGGGGCTGGATAACAGTGCTGCCATGCTGGCCCAGGCAAGATCCCGATGCCCAGAGGCAAGGTTGTTATTGTGCGATCTTGCGGCGTTTGATGAGACGCAATGTTACGATCTGATCACCTGTTTTTTGTACTCAATTCACTACAGTCATCCGTTGGCGCATTTTGCCGACACCCTCAAGCGCGCCTGGCAGGCATTGAAGCCGGGTGGTGTATTCATTTTTAATGTCGTTGATGCCAACGGTGCCCGTCAGCAGCACAGTGTGGTTACCCGTGTGCAGCAAGGCGATGCGCAATTGACCTTCAGGTCAGGCTGGCATTATCAGGGGCATGGCGACGTGCTGGATCTGCGGCTGTCCATTACCCGGACGGGCACAGGCCAGTCACAGACATGGCATGATCACCACGTCATGACGGCAACGACACTGTCAGACCTAAACACTCAGTTGCAGTTGCTGGGCTTCGACGTCACGCTGCTTGAACATGATTACGACCGTCTGACGCCATGGGCTGGTCACAGTTTCAACGCCATTGTGGTGGCCTGCAAACCGGTTGTGTAG
- the recC gene encoding exodeoxyribonuclease V subunit gamma yields the protein MVLQSNRLEQLRQVTVTWLGRNPLTPLENEVVLVQSNGIAQWLKLALASDTDACEPGCGIAAAMNINLPGRFHWQAYRAVLGNLPETSPFDKNLLSWRLLRLLPTLLAEPEFEALRHFLSDDSGQRKQFQLAQRLADLLDQYQIYRADWLQDWARSVNQITRQNLHAAMPDEQSWQAELWRRLLNDIAPEARNSGRAQIHQQFLQACQQLTPDNRPPGLPRRVVVFGISSLPRQSLETLAAIARCTQVLLCVHNPCSHYWGDIIEPHTAQRLFARPYKRQPPRPDMPQVSDNGSQDSNNATFDDLFLRGNPLLAAWGKQGRDYIRLLDEHDQRADYEQLFQDNKLNIDLFDAPVEIDLLSRIQGDIFHLRSLDEARAAHAAIKTDTKNTGLGFHIAHSAQREVEILQDHLLDLFAADPTLRPRDILVMVPDINQFAPHIQAVFGRINRDDPRFIPFTISDQGKRHQAPIYLALATLMNLPSSRFGVSELLDLMDVPAVQNAFDLDAADKSLLHRWTESAGIRWGLNATQRTAQGMPASLDTVALEQNTWHFGLRRMLLGYAVGSNDAWQDIEPFAEVGGLSAAVTGKLTHLLRVLEHYWHLFQQPADPETWSARISALLNQCFVAEDDRDTLLINRAEQRLQNWTDACAQAQFNEKLPLEVVNEYFLESLDELDLSQRFMAGAVNFATLMPMRAIPFRHICLLGMNDGDYPRQVNSVDFDLMRQDYRPGDRSRREDDRYLFLEAMLSARNSLYISWTGRSIRDNSERPPSVLVAQLRDYVRDTMTGADDGASLLQGLTHEYPLQPFSSKYFRSDSSLATYAAEWAPQQATPDHNQDGFAVYTEEEPSVISLSDLSALLRNPADVFFARRLGVVFDSAELTADDNEAFFIDGLSKWQVQDQLIRDAQRVLHGEPDNETLQVPNLLDSLIGKQQRQGVLPMPPFADLYRKPLTNPLIKPLQRYQELLTHSTECGTQIVQLVTGDGRLILEDTLNDVRLGSDATRIRCAMLSSQIWAGKSAGAGNANHSGSSKVKWHYLARHWPSHLAAQLNGPTKTLVLGPDTNEVLAPLDADAARQSLQQLMTLYQQNLSRPIPAEVKTSCAYLSADPEKSPLDAARSVYEGSYNVSGQVQGSETLSRLWPDFDSLVCGQLPLQAEAQETEPVSPDSSDNSAFVASSTELYQSMVEHWHLHRQRKASNAEDAQ from the coding sequence ATGGTTCTGCAGAGTAACCGGCTGGAACAGCTGCGGCAGGTAACGGTGACGTGGCTGGGGCGCAATCCGCTAACGCCGCTGGAAAATGAAGTTGTCCTGGTGCAAAGCAACGGCATTGCGCAATGGCTGAAACTGGCGCTGGCCTCTGACACTGACGCCTGTGAACCCGGCTGCGGTATCGCTGCCGCCATGAACATCAACCTGCCCGGACGTTTCCACTGGCAGGCCTACCGGGCAGTTCTTGGTAATCTGCCGGAAACCTCTCCCTTCGACAAAAATCTGCTTAGCTGGCGATTGCTGCGACTGCTACCAACCCTGCTCGCAGAACCCGAATTCGAAGCGCTGCGCCATTTTCTCAGTGATGACAGCGGGCAGCGCAAACAATTCCAGCTTGCCCAGCGTCTCGCCGACCTGCTTGATCAATATCAGATCTACCGCGCCGACTGGCTGCAGGACTGGGCTCGTAGCGTCAATCAGATTACCCGTCAGAACCTGCATGCGGCGATGCCCGATGAACAAAGCTGGCAGGCAGAATTGTGGCGACGTCTGCTCAATGATATCGCGCCGGAAGCTCGCAACAGTGGCAGGGCCCAGATCCATCAGCAGTTCCTGCAGGCTTGCCAACAGCTGACTCCTGACAACCGCCCACCGGGTCTGCCGCGCCGCGTGGTCGTGTTTGGCATTTCCTCACTGCCCCGGCAGAGCCTGGAAACGCTGGCTGCGATTGCCCGTTGCACGCAGGTATTATTGTGTGTTCACAACCCCTGTAGCCACTATTGGGGAGACATTATTGAACCTCACACCGCCCAGCGCCTGTTTGCCCGCCCATACAAGCGCCAGCCGCCGCGCCCGGACATGCCCCAAGTCAGCGACAACGGCAGCCAGGATAGCAACAATGCCACCTTTGATGACCTGTTCCTGCGCGGCAACCCTTTGCTGGCTGCCTGGGGCAAACAGGGGCGCGACTATATTCGCCTGCTTGATGAGCATGACCAACGTGCTGACTATGAGCAGCTGTTTCAGGACAACAAGCTGAATATCGATCTGTTTGACGCACCCGTGGAAATTGATCTGCTCAGCCGCATTCAGGGCGATATTTTTCATCTGCGCAGCCTCGACGAAGCGCGCGCAGCACACGCGGCGATTAAAACAGACACTAAAAACACGGGACTGGGCTTCCATATTGCACACAGCGCGCAACGTGAAGTGGAAATCCTGCAGGATCACCTGCTAGACCTGTTTGCAGCCGACCCCACCCTGCGTCCACGCGACATACTGGTCATGGTGCCTGACATCAATCAGTTTGCGCCGCACATACAGGCAGTGTTCGGCCGTATCAATCGGGACGATCCACGTTTCATTCCGTTTACCATTTCCGATCAGGGCAAACGCCATCAGGCACCGATATATCTGGCGCTGGCCACGCTGATGAATCTGCCTTCATCACGCTTTGGCGTCAGCGAGCTACTGGACCTGATGGATGTTCCTGCCGTGCAGAATGCCTTTGACCTGGACGCGGCCGACAAGTCCCTGTTACATCGCTGGACGGAAAGCGCGGGCATTCGCTGGGGGCTGAACGCAACTCAACGCACAGCCCAGGGCATGCCAGCATCGCTGGACACAGTAGCACTGGAACAAAACACCTGGCACTTTGGTCTGCGACGCATGCTGCTGGGGTACGCCGTGGGGAGCAACGATGCCTGGCAGGACATTGAACCCTTTGCTGAAGTCGGTGGCCTCAGCGCGGCCGTGACCGGCAAACTCACCCATCTGCTCCGCGTGCTGGAACACTATTGGCATCTGTTTCAGCAACCGGCGGACCCGGAAACCTGGAGTGCACGCATCAGCGCGCTGCTAAACCAGTGTTTTGTGGCTGAAGACGACCGCGACACCCTGTTGATCAATCGCGCAGAACAACGCCTGCAAAACTGGACAGATGCCTGCGCCCAGGCTCAGTTCAATGAGAAATTGCCACTGGAAGTGGTCAACGAGTATTTCCTGGAATCACTCGACGAACTTGATCTGAGTCAACGTTTCATGGCGGGTGCTGTCAACTTTGCCACGTTGATGCCAATGCGGGCGATACCCTTCAGACATATCTGCCTGCTGGGCATGAATGACGGCGACTATCCACGGCAGGTCAACTCGGTTGATTTTGACCTGATGCGACAGGACTACAGGCCGGGCGACCGATCACGCCGCGAAGATGACCGTTACCTTTTTCTGGAAGCCATGCTGTCTGCGCGCAACTCCCTGTACATCAGCTGGACCGGTCGCAGCATCCGCGATAACAGTGAACGGCCACCATCGGTGCTGGTCGCACAATTGCGCGACTATGTCAGGGACACCATGACTGGCGCTGATGATGGTGCATCGCTGCTGCAGGGGCTCACTCACGAATACCCACTGCAGCCATTCAGTTCGAAGTATTTCCGGTCCGACTCGTCGCTGGCGACCTATGCTGCTGAATGGGCGCCGCAACAAGCGACACCGGATCATAACCAGGATGGCTTTGCCGTCTACACAGAAGAAGAGCCCAGCGTCATCAGTCTGAGCGATCTCAGCGCCCTACTGCGTAACCCGGCGGATGTATTTTTTGCCAGGCGTCTTGGCGTGGTATTCGACAGCGCCGAACTGACCGCGGACGACAATGAAGCGTTCTTCATAGACGGTCTGAGTAAATGGCAGGTGCAGGATCAACTGATTCGCGACGCACAGCGGGTACTGCATGGCGAACCAGACAATGAGACATTGCAGGTTCCGAATCTGCTCGACTCTTTGATCGGCAAGCAACAGAGACAGGGCGTACTGCCGATGCCTCCGTTTGCTGACCTTTATCGCAAACCACTGACCAACCCGCTGATAAAACCATTGCAACGTTATCAGGAACTGTTGACCCATAGCACAGAATGCGGAACCCAGATTGTGCAACTGGTGACCGGCGATGGCAGGCTCATTCTGGAAGACACGCTAAATGATGTTCGACTTGGGTCTGACGCTACTCGAATACGTTGCGCCATGTTAAGCAGCCAGATCTGGGCGGGCAAATCTGCGGGCGCTGGCAATGCTAACCATAGTGGAAGCAGCAAAGTGAAATGGCATTACCTGGCACGGCACTGGCCGTCTCACCTGGCTGCTCAATTGAATGGTCCAACAAAAACCCTGGTACTGGGCCCTGATACCAACGAAGTATTGGCACCGCTGGACGCCGATGCCGCTCGTCAATCGCTGCAACAACTAATGACTCTGTATCAGCAAAATCTGTCACGACCCATACCCGCCGAAGTCAAAACCAGTTGTGCCTACCTGAGCGCTGATCCGGAAAAATCACCATTGGACGCCGCACGTTCGGTGTACGAAGGCAGCTATAATGTTTCCGGTCAGGTGCAGGGCAGTGAAACATTGTCCCGCCTGTGGCCAGATTTTGACAGCCTGGTCTGTGGACAATTGCCATTGCAGGCTGAGGCGCAGGAAACTGAGCCCGTATCACCGGACTCTTCTGACAACAGTGCCTTTGTCGCCAGTAGCACCGAGCTGTATCAAAGCATGGTGGAGCACTGGCATCTGCATCGTCAACGTAAAGCCAGCAATGCGGAGGATGCACAGTGA
- the recB gene encoding exodeoxyribonuclease V subunit beta, whose product MSSAESVSQPLDIRTFPLHGSRLIEASAGTGKTFTIALLYARLILQHGDTAAFSSALTPEEILVVTFTDAATQELKDRIRARLADAARCFINPGDDCDEILNQLRADYDVSLWPQCARLLSTAAQSMDQAAVSTIHGWCYRMLREHAFDSGSLFQQTLITNQQDIYAELIRDYWRQHFYALPAAIAHLIYNDFGSPEDLLQSVRPLINKTNTTLTYAGEPLPEVTDLHQALAGYAEQAQRLNELENRARGAWAASQNELEDLLDELQAALNKVSYAEAKSPEGFAGLKQSLANWAQGSEAPPRMTRFAQDRWKLSGGKKAPAQPQHLALAAIGNWIAETEAAADCIGPDLRAVVLSHARRWLERALQRRLQEKAELGFDDLLLQLDRALQGPLGNKLAAQIRRDYPVAMIDEFQDTDPLQYRIFDKIYQLSDNRNDCALVLIGDPKQAIYSFRNADIYTYLAARRATTGRHYNLGVNYRSTRGVVDGINYLFGQAEAFAAGAFRFKQGDQNPLPFLPVAARGRDESLIIRDKEAPAITFWHLGSVDDDDAYGDQIDTIAITRFRAAIAARCASEIAGWLQDAKTGFSSAADFVRLRPNDIAILVRGRGEANEIRDALHARGLSSVYLSDRESVFASVEAADVLRWLRACAEPGDERKLRAALATTSLDLPLQRLEFLNRDELAWETETELFRQLHQLWQRQGVLPMLRQLMQAHALPQRLGHQADGHRRLTNLLHLAEYLQKASAQYEGEQALIRHLAEQMQDPDDEEVLRLESDNDLIRVVTIHKAKGLEYPLVCLPFAPALKEVDGRIKQVMIINDEQDSARRLEIAGNRRDTDAWQRADHERLSEDMRLLYVALTRARHGLWLGAAAISSGNNGRPVNHKGALGYLMSGGEPLSAMDVAEALQRWHEGCKHNIQLKPAPTLRTADDREHTESGAQASAGKPALISPRSPAENWWIASYSALKIGASDDAGPHSVEPEAPQDDQALEEKFTASSDALDSDPSDRRDFSRSAPGLHGFHRGPKPGTFLHGLLEWAEAEGFANAVENDQARLHLITQRCTQRDWQDDVERLDRWLVTFLNTTFTLPDQNQMTLTLLTLQQAEMEFLFASNHVAVSALDRLCQQFIQPGQSRPALLPKQLNGMIKGFIDLVFEYQGKYYVADWKSNYLGPYEASYTSQALAQEILHHRYDVQYAIYLLALHRLLRNRLPDYDYEKHVGGALYFFLRGHAAETQGLLADKPPVDFIDALDRLFQTGRSHDAGSTAKQETLF is encoded by the coding sequence GTGAGCTCCGCAGAATCCGTCAGTCAGCCTCTGGATATTCGCACCTTCCCCCTGCACGGCAGTCGCCTGATCGAAGCCAGTGCCGGCACCGGCAAAACCTTCACCATTGCTTTGCTGTACGCCCGCCTGATACTACAGCACGGTGACACCGCAGCATTCTCCAGCGCGCTGACACCAGAAGAGATTCTCGTAGTTACCTTTACCGATGCCGCCACGCAAGAACTCAAGGACCGAATTCGGGCCAGGCTGGCAGATGCCGCACGATGTTTTATCAACCCGGGTGACGATTGTGATGAAATCCTGAATCAGTTGCGGGCTGACTACGATGTCAGTCTGTGGCCACAGTGCGCGCGTTTGCTGAGCACGGCCGCGCAAAGCATGGACCAGGCCGCGGTATCAACCATTCACGGCTGGTGTTATCGCATGCTGCGCGAACACGCGTTTGACAGTGGCAGCCTGTTTCAGCAGACACTGATCACTAACCAGCAGGATATTTATGCAGAGCTCATACGTGACTACTGGCGCCAGCATTTTTATGCCCTGCCCGCGGCCATCGCACATTTGATTTACAACGATTTTGGCAGCCCGGAAGACTTGTTGCAGTCCGTGCGGCCACTGATTAACAAAACCAACACCACACTTACCTACGCTGGTGAACCCCTGCCTGAGGTGACCGATCTGCATCAGGCATTGGCCGGTTACGCAGAACAGGCTCAGCGACTTAATGAGCTGGAAAATAGAGCCCGAGGTGCCTGGGCTGCCTCACAGAACGAACTGGAAGACCTGCTGGATGAGCTGCAGGCGGCGCTGAACAAAGTCAGTTACGCCGAAGCTAAATCTCCTGAAGGGTTTGCCGGCCTTAAACAGAGCCTTGCCAACTGGGCGCAGGGCAGCGAAGCACCGCCGCGTATGACGCGTTTTGCGCAGGATCGCTGGAAACTCAGCGGCGGCAAAAAAGCGCCCGCGCAACCGCAACACCTGGCATTAGCGGCGATCGGAAACTGGATCGCTGAAACTGAAGCGGCAGCCGACTGCATTGGCCCCGACCTGCGCGCTGTTGTCCTCAGTCATGCCCGGCGCTGGCTGGAAAGGGCACTGCAACGCCGATTACAGGAAAAAGCGGAACTGGGTTTCGACGATCTGTTGCTGCAACTCGACCGGGCATTGCAGGGCCCCCTGGGTAACAAACTGGCGGCACAAATTCGTCGGGACTACCCGGTTGCCATGATCGACGAATTTCAGGATACCGACCCGCTGCAGTATCGGATCTTCGACAAAATCTACCAACTCAGTGACAACCGCAACGATTGCGCCCTCGTCCTGATCGGGGACCCCAAGCAGGCCATCTACTCATTTCGCAATGCCGACATTTACACCTACCTTGCAGCAAGACGGGCAACGACAGGGCGACACTATAATCTGGGCGTGAACTATCGCTCCACCCGCGGTGTGGTGGATGGCATCAACTACCTTTTTGGTCAGGCTGAAGCATTCGCAGCAGGTGCCTTCCGATTTAAGCAAGGCGATCAAAATCCACTGCCCTTCCTGCCAGTCGCTGCCAGGGGTCGTGACGAGTCCCTGATCATCCGCGATAAAGAAGCGCCCGCTATCACATTCTGGCACCTGGGTTCCGTGGATGACGATGATGCCTATGGCGACCAGATAGACACCATTGCCATCACCCGTTTCCGTGCCGCCATCGCCGCACGCTGCGCCAGTGAAATTGCGGGGTGGCTGCAGGATGCAAAAACCGGTTTCAGCTCCGCTGCAGATTTTGTCCGCCTGCGCCCGAACGACATTGCCATTCTGGTACGCGGGCGCGGCGAAGCCAATGAAATCCGTGATGCGCTGCATGCACGCGGACTGTCCAGTGTCTACCTGTCTGATCGCGAATCCGTGTTCGCCAGCGTCGAGGCTGCGGACGTATTGCGCTGGCTGCGCGCCTGCGCCGAACCGGGCGACGAACGCAAGCTGCGCGCAGCCCTGGCCACTACGTCACTTGATCTGCCATTGCAGCGTCTGGAATTCCTGAACCGCGATGAACTGGCCTGGGAAACAGAAACCGAATTGTTCCGCCAGCTACACCAGCTATGGCAACGCCAGGGCGTGTTACCGATGCTGCGTCAGTTGATGCAGGCGCACGCACTGCCTCAACGTCTGGGCCATCAAGCCGACGGCCACCGCCGCCTCACCAACCTGCTCCACCTGGCAGAATACCTGCAAAAAGCCAGTGCCCAATATGAAGGTGAACAGGCCCTGATCCGTCACCTGGCAGAGCAGATGCAGGATCCTGACGATGAAGAAGTGCTGCGCCTGGAGAGTGACAATGACCTGATTCGTGTGGTCACCATTCACAAAGCCAAGGGTCTCGAATACCCGCTGGTATGTCTGCCGTTTGCACCGGCACTGAAGGAAGTGGATGGTCGTATCAAGCAGGTCATGATCATCAATGACGAACAGGACAGTGCACGTCGCCTGGAGATCGCCGGTAACAGGCGCGATACCGATGCCTGGCAACGGGCCGACCATGAACGCCTGTCCGAAGACATGCGATTGTTGTACGTCGCCCTGACTCGGGCACGCCACGGTTTATGGCTGGGGGCCGCTGCCATCAGTTCCGGTAACAATGGCAGACCCGTCAATCACAAAGGCGCGCTGGGTTACCTGATGAGCGGTGGCGAACCCCTGTCCGCGATGGACGTTGCAGAGGCCCTGCAGCGGTGGCACGAAGGCTGCAAACATAATATCCAGCTAAAACCTGCGCCAACGCTCCGAACCGCCGACGATCGGGAACATACTGAATCAGGTGCTCAGGCCAGTGCCGGCAAACCAGCCTTGATATCGCCCCGAAGCCCGGCCGAAAACTGGTGGATCGCCAGCTACTCCGCATTAAAGATCGGTGCCAGCGATGACGCCGGCCCGCACTCCGTTGAGCCGGAAGCACCTCAGGACGACCAGGCATTGGAAGAAAAATTTACCGCCTCTTCCGATGCTCTCGATAGCGACCCGTCAGATCGGCGCGACTTCAGTCGCTCGGCACCGGGGTTACACGGATTTCATCGAGGCCCGAAACCCGGCACCTTTCTGCATGGACTGCTGGAATGGGCTGAAGCCGAAGGCTTTGCCAATGCTGTGGAGAACGATCAAGCACGCCTGCACCTGATCACACAACGCTGTACACAGCGTGACTGGCAGGATGATGTCGAGCGTCTGGATCGCTGGTTAGTCACCTTTCTGAACACAACATTCACGCTACCTGATCAGAACCAGATGACATTGACACTATTGACGTTGCAGCAGGCAGAGATGGAGTTTCTGTTTGCCAGCAACCACGTCGCAGTCAGCGCGCTTGACCGGTTATGTCAGCAGTTCATTCAGCCCGGACAGAGTCGCCCTGCGCTGCTTCCGAAACAACTCAATGGCATGATAAAAGGGTTTATCGACCTGGTGTTCGAGTATCAGGGTAAGTACTACGTTGCCGACTGGAAATCGAATTACCTCGGTCCCTACGAAGCGAGCTACACATCGCAGGCTCTGGCGCAGGAAATTCTGCACCATCGATACGACGTACAATATGCCATCTACCTGCTTGCCCTGCATCGCCTGCTGCGCAACCGTTTGCCAGACTATGATTATGAAAAACATGTTGGCGGCGCCCTGTACTTCTTTCTGCGCGGCCATG